In Mycoplasma feriruminatoris, the sequence TTTAACAAAGACCGCATGCAAATGAAGTTTAATAAGAAATTAACCACTTGAAATGTGTCAAAAGTAACTAATATGATAGAAATGTTCAAAGGAGCAGAAAATTTTAATCAAGACATTTCAAACTGAGACACTTCAAATGTAACCAATATGGCTGGTATGTTTTCTGGAACAAGAAAATTTAATAAGAATATTTCAAACTGAAATACATCAAGTGTAACTAATATGTCTTATATGTTTTCTGGAGCAAAAGCATTTAATCAAGACATTTCTAACTGAAATACATCAAGTGTAACTAATATGTCGCATATGTTTTCTGGAGCAAAAGCATTTAATCAAGACATTTCAAACTGAAATACATCAAGTGTAACTAATATGTCGCATATGTTTTCTGGAGCAGAAGCATTTAATAAATCTTTGTGTTTCGACACTTCAAATGTAACCAATATGTCTGGTATGTTTTCTTGAGCAGTAAATTTCAACAAACCATTGCTTTTTAATACTTCAAATGTAATTAATATGGAACAAATGTTTTGAAACGCTGAAAAATTTAATCAAGATATTTCAAACTGAGATGTATCAAATGTTAAAAAAATGAGTTATATGTTCTTAGCTGCTCTTAATTTTAATCAAAAATTAGTATTAAATTGTAGTGCTGTTACAAATATGACTAAAATGTTTTGCGGTTGTGAAAAATTAAATAAACCTCTAATTTTAGATACGTCTCGTGTAACTAAGATGGCATATATGTTTTGTAGTGCTAAATCATTCAACCAAGACATTTCAAACTGAAATGTTTCCAAAGTTAAAAATATGTCGTATATGTTTTCTGGGGCAAGCAAATTTAATAAGGACATTTCAAATTGAAATGTTTCAAAAGTTGAAGATATGTCTTATATGTTTTATGAAGCAGAAAGTTTTAAAAAAAATTTGAGCAATTGAAATGTAGAAAAAGTTAGAAAATTCGATTATTTTGCAGAAAAAGCAAATCTAAAATTTACAAGTAATTTACATCCCAAATTTAGTAATGAAGAGTGAGAAGCTAAAAAACTTGAGTACTCACTTAAATATTTGCCATTGCCAGAAGATGAGACTGATGAAGAAGTGCAACAAAATTTTGCTGTTATAGATATAGAAACTAACAAATTAAGAAATGTAATTTCAATTGGAGTTGTTATAGCAAATAGCATAGATTTTTCAATAATTGATAAGAACTATTGAATTATTGAAAATAATTTAAAAGATGAAGGTATGTTTAATAATTTTGTTGATATTTCATCATCAATTTGTATTATGAATTATGTTGAAGTTTACGAACAAGCTATTGAAAAATTAATAGAATTTTTAAATAGTTATAATGTAAAGGATTGATTTTCATATACAAAATTTGATTACAACATTCTAACTGAATTGCATAAAGATTTTAATTACTATGATATATCAGTAATAGCTAAAAATATACATTTAAACGATTCTCTTTCAAAAAGTGCAGATATTAATGTTGATGGTGCACTAAGAAAAAACTATGGTGTTCAAAACATATATAAAGAATTATCTGGAGATTGACTTTATATAGAAAGACATAATGCATTGTTAGATGCAATAGATGAATTAGAAATAATGAGAATGTTAGAACTATCGTATAAAGCTTTTAAAGTAAAAAGAAGAATAAAAAGATATAATGATTGATATAGCAATTTCTTAAAATAGTCTATTTTCAAATTATAAACTATTTTTTTATTATATAAGTACTACTAACATACAATAAAAATCAAAAATCTAATATATATCTAAAACTTTGAATATTATCTTAAACACAACATAATAAAAGAGGCTTATAGCCTCTTTTTATTTATTATTCTATTTCTTTAACTTCTATTTTATCTAAATAAATAGATAGTTCATCAATTAGTTCTTTTGAAGCTATTTTAGGACTAAAAGCAGTTGCACTTCCACAAATTAAAGAAAACTTTAAAGCTTGAACATAATCATTTGTTTGTAGATATTTAGTTATAAAACCACTTATCATACTATCACCAGCTCCAGCAACATTTTCTACTTTATAATCTCAAGTTGGTAAACTAGCTTTATAAACTTTTGTATCAGTAATTAAAATTGCACCATTTTTTCCTAAAGAAACTAAAACATTTTTACAACCTTTGTTTAATAAAATTTTTGCATTATTAATAATATCTTGATCAGTTTTTAACTCTTTATTAAAAGTTAGTTCTAGTTCGTCTTTATTAGGTTTTATTAAAAAAGGCTTTTTATCAACTGCTTTTAATAAAGGTTCTTTAAATGAATCAACAACACTATAAGTTTTTTTTAAATTAGCTAATTCTACTAGTTGAGCATAAATATTTGTATCAGTATTAACTGGTAAACTTCCTGTTAATATTAAAACATCATCTTTTTTTAAAACCTCATTTAAATAAGTTTTTAATTTATCAAGTTCACTAATATTAATTTCTGGAGCATAGCTACTTGATTCTGTTTGACTATCATCAATTATTTTAAGATTAATTCTAATATCACCATTTGCTTTAAATTGTTTATATTTAATATTTTCTTTTTTTAAATCATTATAAAAAAATGTTTCAAAACTACCATTAGTAAATACTAATAATTCATTATCTATATTTAATCTATTTAATAGCATAGATATATGTATTGCTTTACCTGCTGCATACATATATTGATCAGTTGGTCTGTTAGTTTTATTTTTAATAAAGTTATTAAATTTTAAAATATAATCAATTGATGGACTTAAAGAAACGATATAAATTTTATTATGCATTTTTATTCTTTCTAATTAATTTGTAATTAAGTTATAATCAATAACTATTCTATTAATTGCATTATAATACTTAGTTTTAAAACTTTCTAAATTATTATTAGTTAATTTTTCTAATTGATTAATAAAATCACTAATTTTTTTAAAATTTGTTTGAGAATTTTTAATGATTATCTCTTTTTGATTTTTAATTTGATTTTCTAATTTAAGTTTATGTTCAGAAAGTTTTTTAGCTAAAATAACACTTTTAATTTTACTAGTTATGTTATTTTTATCTTCTAATTTTTTTAATTTTTCAACTAGTTTTTCATATTTAATAGTTTGTTTAGAGAATTTTTTAATATCTTTATATAGTAGATCTATATTATTATAAATTTGCGTTATTTCAACTTCTTTTTGATTATTTACAACTTGTTTTTTAATTTTTAATTTTAATAGAATAGTTTGTAATTTAGAATTATAATGACCAGTTTTAATTTTTAACTCTTTAGTAATATTTTTAAATAATAGTTCTTCTGCTTGTTGTTCACTTCAAAATAAATAAGTAATTAAAATACCTAAAATAAATGAAGCTAAATCTATTATAATAGCTAGTACAAGCTTATCAGTATAAGCTAAAAATCCAACGATTCCTCCCAAACCAGCTAAATTATTTAATCCAACATTGAATATAGAAATTAATCAACCACCAATTCCACCTGCAATAGTTCCTAAAATAAATGGTTTAAATCTTGGCAAGTTAATTGCATAAATACAAGATTCAGTAGGCCCTGAAATTATTCCAGGTAATGCTGCAGCAATGGCTGCTGATTTATCTACACTTTTTTTAGATTTAATTGCAACTGCAATAGTTGCTCCCATTTGAGCTCAAGCTGCAGCGAATGCAGCTGCTAAAAATATTGAAGGATTATTAGTTGTTGTTAGATCAGCAACAGCTGTAAAAAATAGTACGTTATGAACTCCTAAAACAACTAGTGGTTGTCAAGTTAAACCAATAATTAAACCACTTATTCCATATGGTAAAGTTACAAATCAATTAAATGCTTTTAATACATATGATTCAATAACTGACATTATTGGGCCAATAACAAAAAATGCTAATAATCCACCAATTAGTAGTGATAAAAGTGGATTTAAAATAAAGTTAGCAACTGAATGAAGATACTTATTCATTAATTTTTGAAAATAAGAAATTACTATTCCAGTAAAAATAAATACCAAAATTGTTGAATAAAATGGTTTTATAACAATTTCTCAAGAACCTATATTTAATAAATGCACTCCTTGCTCTGGAATAATTGGTGAAATCATAATTAACCCTAAAGCAATGGCAATAGCAGTATTTCCTTTTAAATATCTAGTTGTTGATCAAATCACCATTACTCCCAATAATTTAAATCCTGAATTAGCTATTGTATTTAAGACTAAATCAAAAACATTATAGTCTTTTTGAAAAATAGAATTTGAATTAATTGCATGAACCCAACCAATCCTAATTAAAATTTGTTGTAAAGCCATAATTAATCCAAATCCAATTAAAAAAGGAATTAATGGACCAAATATAGCTGAAATTGATTTAATAAATCTTTTAGTAATACCTATTTTTTTATTATTTGTATCTAATGAATTTTTAATTTCAAATCCTTTATTTGCATCTAAATTAACTTGTAATTGTTCTTTTAAAAGATTAGTTATTTGACTAACTTCTGAACCTATAATTATTTGTAATTCACCACTAGAAATTAAACAACCCTGAGTTCCTTTTAAAGTTTTTAGATTATCTAATTGAATCAAATTTTGATCATAAAGTGTTAGTCTTAATCTTGTTGCGCAATTATAAACATCTTTAATATTTTGTTTACCACCAACATTTTCAAAAATTTCATTAATTAATGTTAGTTGTTTTTGTTGTTTTGTCATAAAGATCCTTTTATTCAAGGTTTATAATTAGTCCTTTATATTCATCTGTATGCTTATCACTTATTAAAATAGTTTCTTTTAAAACATCTACTTTAATTACATTTTTATTCCCAAATTTAGAAGAATCCATTAATATAAAAGATTTATCAGAATTTTTAATAGCTTTTTCTTTTATTAATGCTTCTTTAATATTAGTTGTATAAAAATGTTGTGATGATAAATTATTCATTCCTATAAAAACCTTATCAAAGTAAAAATTATCTAAGTTTTTCAGAGCAAGTTCTCCAATTGTTGCATGAGTAGAAGGATTAATAGATCCACCTAATAAAATTACTTCTATATCTTGTTCAATTAATTCTAAAGCTATTGAATATCCGTTAGTTACAACAATTATCTTTTTATTAATTAAATACTTTATCATTTGTTTTGTTGTTGTTCCAGTATCTAAAAAAATTAGATCACCATCACTAACATATTCACTAGCTTTTTTTGCAATAAGATCTTTTGTATTAATATTTATATGTTGTTTTTCTTCATCAAATAATTCATAACGTTTTGTTTGTGGATGTATAGATTTGGCTCCACCATACACTTTATAAAGTTTTTGTTCTTTATCTAGTTCTGAAATATCGTTAATAATAGTTTGAATAGTAGAAGACAGTAGTTTTGAAAGTTGTTTATTAGTAACAAAGTCTTTTTCATTTACAATTTCTAGAATTTTTTGTCTTCTTTCATCTTTTAACATTGTTCTTGCTCCTTACTTTTATTTTATAGTCTATTTTAAAAAAGTTTAAAAAAGTTTAAAATAATTTAAAAGATATTGTAAAATTTTAATAGATATAAATTACTTTTTTTGTTATATCTTTATCTTAATTAAACAAAATTATTACTTTATTAAAACGATTTTTATAATTTATTATTAAATAAATTATTTTAAAGGATTATTATGAAAGCTAGTTTAAAAGAACAATTATTAAAAGCTAGAAATAACGGTTATGCAATTGGTGCTTTTAATTTTGATAATATTGAAATGTTAAAAGCAATAGTTGAATCAGCTGAAGAGTTAAACTCACCAATAATTGCAATGGTTACACAATCTGCTGCTAAATATATAGGAAAAGAAATAGTTATTGCTAGTAGTAATGCGATTATTAATAATGCTAAAGTTCCTATAGTCTTACATTGAGATCACGGTTATGATATGGATTTAATTAAATGAGCTTGTGATAATAACTTTTCATCAGTTATGTTAGATGCTTCGTTAGATGATTTTAATACTAATGTAAATAAGACTATAGAAATAGTTAAGTATGCTAGATCTAAAAATGTAGAAGTTGAATCTGAAATTGGTCATGTTGGTGGTAAAGAAGATGATATGGATTCAAACATAAATAGATATACTAGTGTTGATGATGCTATTAAGTTTAATGAACTAACAAAAGTTGATGCTTTAGCAATAGCAATTGGAACAAACCATGGAGTTTTTAAAAGCTCACCTAATTTGAATTTTGATCGTATAAAACAAATAAGAAATGCAATCAATACACCTTTAGTTTTACACGGTTCAAGTGGTCTATGTGAAAATGATTTAAAAAAAGCAATAAAAGCTGGTATTTGTAAAATAAACATTGGAACTGATTTAAAACTAGCTTATGCTAATAGTTTAAAACAATGATTTAAGGATAATCCAAATGATTATGATGCTAGAAAATTTAATCGTTTTGCAATTGATGAAATGAAAAAAGTAATTAAAGATAAGCTTGAAATTATAGGGTCAATTAATAAAGCTTAGTTATGAGAACCTAAACTAATATTTTGAATAATCTACTAATCATAGTTAAAAAGATGTAAAATGGTTAGAATTTGTTATATTAACATGTTCTAACTATTTTTTTATTTTGTATTTTATTAAAATAATTAATATAGTAATAATATTTTTTAACTTTAAAATAAAAATTTTTATAGGAGTTGTTAGATGCAAACAAAAAATTACATTGACAACATAATTATTAAATTACAAAAAATACAAGATGAAATAAAAGCGTTAAATAGTGCTAATCTTTATGATATTAATAAAATTGCTGAAAATGTTTTAGCAGAAATTCTTAATATCATTTATGATTGGTCTTTAATAAATGCAAATTCAATTCAAAATAATATGTCTGGTTTTGATTTAATTGATTATAAAAATAAGATTTTAATTCAAGTTTCAACAACCTTTACAAAAGAAAAATTACAAAGTTCTTTAAATAAAGAAATATATAAAGATTATCAAGGTTACAATTTTAAGTTTTTATCACTTATTAAAAATACTAAAAATAATTGAAATATTATTAATCCTTATAATCTGATTTTTGATTTAAAAAATGATTTAATTGATTTTGAAATTCTTTCTAATAAAATTTCATTCTTAAAACTTGATAAATTAGAAAAATTATCAAACCTTTTAGATAAAGAACTAAATGATAATTCTCTTATGCAATATAAAAACTTTAGTGTTTCAATACTTGCTGATATTATTAATGAATTATCAAAAATTAATTTACGAAAAACTAAAGTTAGTATTCCTGAACCTATAGTTTTTAAAATACAAGACAAAATAAATAATAATGATTTTAAAAGAACTAAAGATACAATAAATGAATATTGAGTATTTAGTTCAATAATTACTAGTATTTATGATCAATTTGATAAACAAGCTAATAATAAAAGTTTTGCAGTTTTACAAAACATTAGACAAATATATCAAGATCAAGATGTGCAAAATAAGTACACTTCAGATGAAATTTATAATAACTGTAAAAATGAGTTAATATCTTTTATAAAAAATAGCACAAATTTAAAAGTTTTAGAGATTGAAAGTCTATCATTATACATTGATATAATATTAGTAGATGCTTTTATGAGATGTAAGATATTTAAGGGAATGGAGATTGTTTAATTATGTTAATACCAGATAATGTTCAACCAAAATTAACTGTTTATTATAATGCATCTTTAGTTTTAAAAGTGTTGTATGAACAAAATAATCTAGATATGGTTGATTTGTATGCTAATATAAAAAAAATAGATAATATTCCTTTTAATCTTTTTTTATTATCTTTAGATTGATTATATTTAACTGACAAAATTGATATAAATGATCAAGGAGTAGTTCATTTATGTTTATAAAAAGTTTAAAAATTTCTAAACAAAACGAGATTATAAGAAATTTAGAATTTAAAAAAGGTTTAAATTTAATTGTTGATAACACTTCTAGTGATGATTTAACTAAAACTGGTAATAACATAGGAAAAACTACAGTATTAAAACTAATTAGTTTTTGTTTAGCTGGTGATTCTAAAGATATTTATAAAACAAATGAAAGTAAAGATATAAATGATCCTGTTAAAGACTTTTTAGTAGATAATAAAGTTCTAATTACACTAGAATTAATTGAAAATATAGATAATCCATTTTCTAAAAAAATAGTTATTCAAAGAAATTTTTTAAAACAAAAAGAACAAATAATTAGAGTTAATAATAAAGATCTTAAAAACAGAAAAGAATTAACAAAAGAATTATTAAATATTATTTTCCCAAAACACAAATCAAAAAAACCTTCATTTAGACAAATTATTTCTCATAACTTAAGATATAATGATCAAAGTATTAATAATACTTTAAAAACTCTTCCAAATGCAAAAGATTCTCAGTATGAAATTTTAAATTTATTTTTATTTGGATTTAGTTTTTTAAAATCAGAAGAAGTTTTAAATCTTCAAGAACAGTTAAAACTAGAATATGATCATTTAAAAAAACTATTATCAAACAATCTAAATAAAGAAATCCTTGAACAAACTTTAGAAATAATTAAAAAAGAAATTAATGAGTTAAATAAGAAAAAAGAAACACTAAATATCAATGAAGATTTTAAAGAAAATTTAGATTCTTTTAATGAAATTAAACATCAAATTTCTGTTGTTTCAAGTAAAATTGCTTTATTAGAAATCAGAAAAAATACTATTAATGAATTTGTAGAAAAAATGAATTCTAATAGAAATTCTGTTGATCTAAAACAATTAGAATTAATTTTTAATCAAACTAATTTATTTATTCCAAAATTACATAAAACTTTTGATCAGCTAGTTGATTTTCATAATAAAATGCTAGATGAAAAAATCGCTTTTGCTAATAAAGAACTACCAGATGTTATTCAAAAACTAGTAACTTTTCAAAATCAACTAAATGATTTATTAAAAGTAGAAAAAGAATTAAGTGTTAAACTTTCAAAAGATGATACGTTTAAAGAATTAGATAAAATTATTGGTCAATTAAATGAAAAACATTATCAAAAAGGAGAATTTGAAACTAAGTTAAATCAGATTAATGACTCTGAAAAACTTATTTTAGATTTAGAACAAAAAATTAAAACACTAACTAATGAACTATATTCAGAAGAGTTTGAAGAACAAGTAAAAAATAGAGTTAAAGCTTTTAATACTTATTTTGTAAAAATGTCTCAGCTTTTATATAAAGAATGATATTCAATATCAGTTAACAAAAAAAATGAAAAAAATAAACCTATTTATCAATTTAGTTTAGCTGTATTAAATAATAGCTCTGGTAAAAAACAAGGTGAGATTATTTGTTATGATCTTGCTTATATACAATTTGCTGATCATTTTAATATTGATTGTTTACACTTTTTATTAAATGATAAAAAAGAATTAATGTCTGATAATCAATTATCTTTAATTAGCGATTATTTAGTAAATAGCAATGCTCAATTAATTATTTCAATGTTAAAAGATAAAATTCCTAGTGATGTATTTAAAAATTCTCATGTAGTTTTAGAACTTTCTCAAGAAGATAAATTATTTAAATTTTAATAATATTTTATTTACATATTAGAATCAAAAAATAAGCTTTTAAGCTTATTTTTTATAGTCTAACTTTTTAAATATATTACTATAATTATCTTATTTAAGGATTAGTATGAAAGAAATTAGATCAATTAGTTTATATGATATATTAAAATATTTCAGTTTAGTTGAACTTGATGAGTTTCAAAGTTCAAATGAGTATAAAAACACTACTAGTAAAGAAAAAGAACTGTTAGAAAATATTAAAAATGAAATTTTGAACAATCCTAAAGCTAATCTAAAAAAGCTTTTGGATAAATTAGATATATACAAATCAAATAATGATAACCTACTTGATCTAATTACTATAACAGAACAAAAATATTTGATAGGCTCAGATTTAATAGAAGACATTATTAAAAGGTATAAGATAAAAGATGGTATTATCAATACTGATAAATATACTAAAAAATCAACTCAGAGACATTTAAATTTTATATATCTAGTTATTCAAGATAAAATTTGCAATTTTTTATATGAATGTGAAAATGAATACGAACCATATGTAAATGATAATTTTTTAAACGCATTAAAAGAAATGCTTGATTTTACTAATTTTCATGAATTAATAAATTATATAGATAAAAGTTATAAGGAATTTAAACAAATTAGTAATAGTAGCAAAATTGGTTTTAAAAATAAAACTGAACAAAGAGGGTTTATCAATTTTTATATAATGACTACTCTTTTTTATTGTCAAATAAACATATTTGCAGATTATTTTGGTTGTTTTGATTTTAGTTATTTAACTTTATTTGCAAATAATAAAAAATAAAATGATTTAAAAGAAATTATTAAAAAATATAAAACGAGTTGAGAATATTTTATTTTTAATAATTTAGTTAAAGTAGAGATTATTTAGTTCTATATTTTTTACTTGTATGAAAAATTTTGAAATTTAAGTAGTTATTTGTAAAAAACTTGACAAGCTAATTTACTACTATATAAATATAAGAAAAGAAATTAACCTTATAGAAATATTGTTCTTAAAGTGTATTTCTTTAGTAATATATAATAATTTAGTACAAGAATATTTTTTGTGTTTTTAGGAGAAATATGAACTTATTAAAAAAGAAGAAAAATAAAATACTAGCATTTGCGATTATAGCTGGGTTAATGACTTCAGTAAGTTTGGGATCAACTGTTTTTTATTCAATAGCTGATAATTCTTTAGCAAGAGATGTTGATTCAACTAGTATAGTTGATGCTAACTTAGTTCCAATTAATGATATTGTTTCTCCTGATTCAATAAGATCAAATAGAGATAATAATATTAAAAAACTTGAAGGTAAAGACTTAAAACCAACTGTCAAAGATGAAGAAAAAAGAATTATAATTCCAGATAAAAAAGAAGAAAAACCAGAGACCGCAATTCCTGATACTAGTCATTCAACTCCATCACCACAAAATAAACCTAGAACTGAAACTAAAGTTAGAACTACTAGAAAAATTAACATAGCAGGAGCTGAAGTTGAAGCTGAAGTTGAAGGATATCCAGGTTTTAATGTTCTAGCTTATGATCAAGAAAGAAGAATTTCAAATCCAAATCCTTATACTAACATAACTGTTTCAAAGATCTTAAATGTTCAAGTTACTGAAGAGCTAAAAACAAATGTTGTTAATAATGCTTTGGGTGAAAAGGATGGGAAAGGTACTGGATTATTTAATAATACTTTTTTTAATGTAGCAACACGAGAACTAGAATCAAAAGAAAATTTAAGTACTATTACTGAAACTCTTAGAATGCAACACGGATATCAAGATTTTATACAACGTTATATTAAATTATTAGATTCACCTAATGTTGAAAAATTTTTAAAAGAAGATGCAAAAAAAGAATATCCATCTAAAAAAGCCAGTTTATCTAAAGATGAACTACGTGTTTGATTAATTTTAAATTTAGATAAAACTAAATTTACTAAAATGGCTTCTAAATCTGAAGCTTATTTAAAACAAGGTTTAACAATTGATCCTAGAAATGCATTTATTAATGAAGATGGCGAAATTGATTCTTATGGTTGAAATGTTCCTGATGAATTTAATACAGTAACTAGTCGTATGCAAAGAGATAATTCTACTAGAAGAGTATTTGGATACAATCAATGATATAGTAGATCATCTGATGATATACAAAATGGAAATTATCCAGGATGAGAAAAAGAAGAAGTGAATTTAGAAAGTGATCAAACTTTTAAAGCATATGGTATTAAAAACGATGAAGGATTTAAAATAACAAGATTAAAAAGAAAAGACAAGGTTGATACAAGTAAAGGTCAAATTAATGAAGGTATTGTTGTTGAAATTGATGCTTCTAATCC encodes:
- a CDS encoding putative immunoglobulin-blocking virulence protein, producing MNLLKKKKNKILAFAIIAGLMTSVSLGSTVFYSIADNSLARDVDSTSIVDANLVPINDIVSPDSIRSNRDNNIKKLEGKDLKPTVKDEEKRIIIPDKKEEKPETAIPDTSHSTPSPQNKPRTETKVRTTRKINIAGAEVEAEVEGYPGFNVLAYDQERRISNPNPYTNITVSKILNVQVTEELKTNVVNNALGEKDGKGTGLFNNTFFNVATRELESKENLSTITETLRMQHGYQDFIQRYIKLLDSPNVEKFLKEDAKKEYPSKKASLSKDELRVWLILNLDKTKFTKMASKSEAYLKQGLTIDPRNAFINEDGEIDSYGWNVPDEFNTVTSRMQRDNSTRRVFGYNQWYSRSSDDIQNGNYPGWEKEEVNLESDQTFKAYGIKNDEGFKITRLKRKDKVDTSKGQINEGIVVEIDASNPKGYEKLKSVIEQFKSKGQEITSYRIKNMGANDSGQKFGEILAALPDKLPQLELFFSDRDPNTASLIHLENKKIKELSLYTDGNSLKRAWSFNPLSFRNTEWINTIDYNVSAQYGRGQKIYTRVTFNTLAFDEKDYEDGKLQRINDGLRMAYYARNNEPIFQGGHGAGLDPDTKLGDNSYPTGLDFSRVTQIKSLKGLIFNDTQNAGNGSRNITELTLYNNGEVFEISADELNNANMQHLSTGGSPIPPKLYFSNGYATQKMRITGNGLTDIGLENLSKYFAYNDAFKEKKTIQVDSNNSELANKLKSYGYNVENATNTIIT